The following nucleotide sequence is from Hevea brasiliensis isolate MT/VB/25A 57/8 chromosome 7, ASM3005281v1, whole genome shotgun sequence.
ATTCATGCTTGTGAAAttttataaacttctagaatttccgcatgtgttagaaatatttaattgatttgggtctataatataaattgttattttggacctgtaaacttattattttatccaTGTTGATGgaatggatgagggagctgagtttccatttatttttatgttgttatgagtatgtggagggtgagctgagctccccacttgatatatattgtgtttacaggtcaggtgagtaaaaaactctcccgttgaaaggtctattttatggccagactctgtctggttgaattcttgaaattgagcccaaatgggccttagagttgggttaatgaatagttaggtttactacgggcctcggggattttaggctagcccaggtcctagtgccggtctggcctatagattgggtcgtgacaataaattattaataaaaataattttttgtgtagattaataatttaaatatataaaaataaatgaatttgcGTATTTTTCAACTAATAATAATCAGGTTTAAAATGAGTTCGAAtggttaaaaattaattttaatataatttgataCAAATTTGTATATTATTCAGATTCAAGTTTGAATAGGATAATTTTAACAAGTATACTATTCACTACCGTTCATATTCCTAAGGAGTGAATTGTTAATTCAATCTTTAAAACAAGTATTACTACAAAAAATAACATAAATTTTGAAGAGATTAatcttttataaattataaaacatatgtgataaaaaaataaaaataaaaagctctaacttaaaattttttattttttaatataaaatagaaagaaatataaacatttatttatataaataataatattacgtGTCCATCACATACGCATAGATACTCTACCTTAGATTTTCTAGCTAATttttttgaaaccagtttttatAGCTATTTTGTACTCGAGTCTGATGTATGGAGACCTTATTAGGGTTTGAAACACTATATCCCATGGCAAATTATCTCGGAAATTTAATCTTATCTTTGCCAAGCGAAGACTAAGAACTACGTTGTACGGAGCAAGCACATACGATTTGGAGCCGAAAGCAATGGCAAAAAATCGCAAACGAAAAGTTTACCCAAAAAAAAATCGTAAGGGAAAAGTGGGACCATCTTAAATGTCATGCATTCCAATTTCCATGTCCAACCACGCAAGCGAATCAAAATCTCGTTGCTATTCTCTCGCCAAGCGAATGACACGTCACCACTGTGCCCCACCGTAAATAAAATCCAAATTCAAAACAACACAAATATCCTCTGCACCAACTCAGGAAACCAAATCAATAAGAGCGTTTATGGAACCACAGAAACTCACTTCTCGCTGACGGCCCGACACCTGGCAATCAGCTCACCATAATCTTCGCCTCCTTTGGTTTTAtcgctcaaaaccctaggtcaccGCCTTTGCCTAAATGACAATTTTACCCTCCTATCCTTTATATTTCGATTGTTAGCAAAGCTTCATGTCAGTCCAAGTAAATCCCGACATACTGAAAGTAAATGAAGAACGGGGAAAGTAgaaaacttaattttaattttaatttctaataaaatagagATTAAAAAAAACTCACATATTGAGAAGATGAAGAAGTGCGAGCTTTGCAAGTTCCCGGCGAGAAGCTACTGTGAAGCCGACGAGGCCTGCCTCTGCTGGGATTGCGATGCTAAAGTTCACGGAGCCAACTTTCTGGTCGCTCGACACACGCGCAGCCTCCTATGCCAGATTTGTCAATTTCTAACTCGCTGGAAAGCTTCCGGTGCTAAACTCGGCCGCACTGTTTCCGTATGCGATGGATGTGCAAATAGATATAATCTTAAAGAACGAgatgaagaagaggaagaagacgaAGAAGAAGAATCCGAGGAATCTGAGGAGGCTAATGATGATGTAAGCACTGAGGACGATGATAATCTTTCGGCCgacgaggaggaggaggaggaggacgaAGGTGATAGTGATAATCAGGTAGTTCCGTGGTCATCTACGACGCCGCCACCGGCTGccagctcttcttcttcttcttcttcttcttctgcttcgaGTAGCCAAGAGAGTGTGAGTGGATTCACTCGTAGCGATGGAGTGTATTGTGAATCTGTACTAAATGTAAAATCTTTGAAACGGACGCGTGAGAGTTACACAGATCTTCGGTGCATGCTTCAGGTTTTCACTTTTACTTATCTTCTGTTTATGGTTTCTCCGTTTTAGctttttttctttgttctttcttTTTCAAGATTTCTGTAATTGCATTTGAACTGAACAGTGAGGATTTGTTCTTTATTCAAACCATAGGAAGATGTCAGCCGCTTATTTTCTCAACGGAGGTGCGGTCGACCAGCGTTAAAAACTCAGGCAGGAGGCGGTGGTGCTGACGGAGAAGCCATTCCTGTTGACTATTCCTTGTCCTTGAGACCTTTGAAAGACAGGAGAAGAGAAAAGGAGTGCTCGTTTCAGGCCGGTTCGACGTCGGTGGGGGTCATCGATTATCTTCAGATATTTCATCAACGCAGTAACGGGAAATCGAACGGAGATTCTGAAGCCGTCGATAATGCTTCATCGGGAAATTGTAGCCGAACGATGTGAGGTATTATAGGGATTACTTTTGCATTGACCTTTTCTACACAGCAGTCTTAGTCGAGTTTTCTTTTGACCATTATTTAAtttgtattaaaattattaattaatgagATATTTTCATTATTTCCCTTTCTCTTAACATTTGCCCCTGTAAACAACTCTCTTTGGATTagcaaaataataaaacaatagcTAGGTGGGGAGAAACAATAGCTTCTCTTTCTCATTTTGCTGGCCTCGCCTGCTCGCTTGCCTGCTCATTCTTAATGCTTTTATATGGTTATTAAGATaatacttaaattatttaaattataattaaatatttattaatttaattaaattaacttttatttaacttaattaaGAGGGAGATAATAAAATGGGTTTTATATAAttgtataaataattaataattagcgagaaataagaataaaattaaaagaaattaattaatagtctttaatttttttaaaaaaatataaatttagataaaataaattttaaaatatgataaataaaaatagTTGGAGAGAGTGTTAATTAAAATAGTCCTGAAAATCATAAATAATGCAAAAAGTTATTAAAatggcaagtgtaatattaaaCTTATTGAAATTGATTAAATatgtatatttattattaatgttatattaaaattattactcCCTCTGTCTCGCTTTTTATGCTTTTTATTTTGGGTGTTTCATATATCAGTCTTACTTTCAATGTTGTTATGATATCCATATAGAGCAGAATTTTCAAACTGGACTCATTTATGCtagaattgaaaattttcattctcTTAAAATTTACATTTTAGCTCCAATCCTAGCATTAGTTAGAATTTCAAGCTCAGTCATGCAGCAAATGGAGTATTAATGCATTCTACTTTTTTAGttaactaaattaaaaaaaaaaaaaaatcttaaact
It contains:
- the LOC110668505 gene encoding zinc finger protein CONSTANS-LIKE 4 is translated as MKKCELCKFPARSYCEADEACLCWDCDAKVHGANFLVARHTRSLLCQICQFLTRWKASGAKLGRTVSVCDGCANRYNLKERDEEEEEDEEEESEESEEANDDVSTEDDDNLSADEEEEEEDEGDSDNQVVPWSSTTPPPAASSSSSSSSSSASSSQESVSGFTRSDGVYCESVLNVKSLKRTRESYTDLRCMLQEDVSRLFSQRRCGRPALKTQAGGGGADGEAIPVDYSLSLRPLKDRRREKECSFQAGSTSVGVIDYLQIFHQRSNGKSNGDSEAVDNASSGNCSRTM